The Geobacillus stearothermophilus ATCC 12980 genome contains a region encoding:
- a CDS encoding iron-hydroxamate ABC transporter substrate-binding protein translates to MRKTWLALLLMFALVLSACGNAADDQKNNSASPKEKKTETITYQSENGPVEVPANPKRVVVLSTFAGHVLALDVPVVGVDSWSKMSPLFQEKLKDAEVVTDEDIEKIMALKPDLIIGLSNTKNVHKLSKIAPTVTFTYGKVDYLTQFLEIGKLLNKEKEAKAWIDDFKQRAQQAGEEIRAKIGENATVTVVENFDKQLYVFGNNWARGTEILYQEMKLKMPKAVEEQALKPGYYAVSLEALPQFVGDYLILSKNHDGDTSFMETNTFKNIPAVKNGHMFVADAKAFYFNDPITLDYQLDFFKKHFLGQ, encoded by the coding sequence ATGAGGAAAACATGGCTTGCATTGTTGCTGATGTTCGCGCTTGTGCTAAGCGCATGCGGCAACGCGGCGGACGATCAAAAGAACAACAGCGCTTCACCAAAAGAAAAAAAGACAGAAACGATTACATACCAATCGGAAAACGGACCGGTGGAAGTGCCGGCTAATCCGAAGCGCGTCGTCGTCTTATCGACGTTTGCCGGACATGTGCTGGCCTTGGACGTCCCCGTTGTTGGCGTGGATTCGTGGTCGAAAATGAGCCCGCTTTTTCAAGAAAAACTGAAAGATGCCGAAGTCGTGACCGATGAAGACATTGAAAAAATTATGGCGTTAAAACCGGACTTAATCATCGGATTATCCAATACGAAAAACGTCCACAAATTAAGCAAAATCGCGCCGACCGTCACCTTTACATACGGCAAAGTCGATTATTTGACACAGTTTTTGGAAATCGGGAAACTGTTGAATAAAGAAAAAGAAGCGAAAGCGTGGATCGACGATTTCAAACAACGGGCGCAACAAGCCGGGGAAGAAATCCGGGCCAAAATTGGCGAAAACGCGACCGTCACTGTAGTCGAAAACTTTGATAAGCAGCTGTATGTGTTCGGCAACAACTGGGCGCGCGGCACTGAGATTTTGTATCAAGAAATGAAGCTGAAAATGCCAAAAGCTGTAGAAGAACAGGCGCTCAAACCGGGCTACTATGCCGTTTCCCTTGAGGCGCTCCCGCAGTTTGTCGGCGATTATCTCATCTTAAGCAAAAACCACGACGGCGACACATCGTTTATGGAAACGAACACGTTCAAAAACATCCCTGCTGTCAAAAACGGCCATATGTTTGTCGCCGATGCGAAGGCATTTTATTTCAACGACCCGATTACGTTAGACTACCAACTCGATTTCTTTAAAAAACATTTTTTAGGCCAATAA
- a CDS encoding FecCD family ABC transporter permease: MDADRRRWPFRYMFFLSLGLLVAVWFGSMRVGVADTTWSDVWRALFSDQQSKQLDLIRELRLPRETAAAFVGAGLAVAGAIMQGVTRNPLADPGLLGLTAGANAALAMTMAFFPSAHYLLITVACLLGAAAGAGAVFGIGAARKGGFSPLRIVLAGSAVSTLLFAIAEGIGLYFHISKDVSMWTSGGVAGASWKQLSVVIPLITTGLAIAAWYSRQLTILSLSEDVAVGVGQKTTTVKTWLFFAVFLLTGASVAIAGNITFIGLMVPHLVRAIAGADYRFVIPLSATVGASAMVLADTAARTVNAPFETPVAAIIAVIGLPFFLFVVRKQGRGFS, from the coding sequence ATGGACGCAGACCGCCGGCGTTGGCCGTTTCGTTATATGTTTTTTCTGTCGCTTGGCCTGCTTGTCGCCGTTTGGTTTGGCTCGATGCGAGTCGGCGTCGCCGATACGACATGGAGCGACGTATGGCGGGCGTTGTTTTCCGATCAACAAAGCAAACAGCTTGATCTCATTCGCGAGCTCCGTCTGCCGCGCGAAACAGCGGCCGCCTTTGTCGGCGCCGGCCTTGCCGTCGCCGGAGCGATCATGCAGGGGGTGACGCGCAATCCGCTTGCCGACCCCGGTCTCCTTGGCCTCACCGCCGGCGCAAACGCAGCGTTGGCCATGACAATGGCCTTTTTCCCTTCCGCCCATTATCTTTTGATCACGGTCGCCTGTTTGCTTGGTGCGGCCGCCGGGGCAGGGGCCGTCTTTGGCATCGGCGCCGCCCGCAAAGGAGGGTTTTCACCGCTTCGCATCGTCTTGGCCGGCTCGGCGGTTTCGACGCTTTTATTCGCCATCGCCGAAGGAATCGGACTGTATTTCCACATTTCCAAAGACGTCTCGATGTGGACGTCAGGCGGGGTGGCCGGAGCTTCATGGAAACAATTGTCGGTCGTCATCCCGCTCATCACGACCGGGCTCGCTATTGCCGCATGGTATTCACGGCAGCTGACGATCCTTAGTTTGAGTGAAGACGTCGCGGTTGGCGTTGGGCAAAAAACAACGACCGTCAAAACATGGCTGTTTTTCGCTGTGTTTTTATTAACAGGAGCGTCGGTCGCCATCGCCGGCAATATCACCTTTATCGGCTTAATGGTTCCTCACCTCGTGAGGGCAATAGCCGGCGCCGACTACCGGTTTGTCATCCCGCTGTCAGCGACTGTCGGCGCCAGCGCCATGGTGCTGGCCGACACGGCGGCGCGCACGGTCAATGCCCCGTTTGAAACGCCGGTGGCCGCCATCATCGCCGTCATCGGCTTGCCGTTTTTCCTCTTCGTCGTGCGGAAACAAGGGAGGGGCTTTTCATGA
- the pruA gene encoding L-glutamate gamma-semialdehyde dehydrogenase → MVQPYRHEPLTDFTVEANREAFLAALKKVESELGRDYPLVIGGERVMTEDKITSINPANKAEVIGRVAKATKELAERAMKTADEAFRTWSRTSPEARADILFRAAAIVRRRKHEFSAWLVKEAGKPWREADADTAEAIDFMEYYGRQMLKLKDGIPVESRPGETNRFFYIPLGVGVVISPWNFPFAIMAGTTVASLVTGNTVLLKPASATPVVAYKFVEVLEEAGLPAGVLNYIPGSGAEVGDYLVDHPRTRFISFTGSRDVGIRIYERAAKVHPGQIWLKRVIAEMGGKDGIIVDKEADLELAAQSIVASAFGYSGQKCSACSRAIIVEDVYDQVLNRVVELTKQLNVGDPAEQATFMGPVIDQGAYNKIMEYIEIGKQEGRLMTGGEGDDSKGFFIQPTVFADVDPNARIMQEEIFGPVVAFAKARDFDHALEIANNTEYGLTGAVISRNRANLEKARHEFHVGNLYFNRGCTGAIVGYHPFGGFNMSGTDSKAGGPDYLILHMQAKTVSEMF, encoded by the coding sequence ATGGTGCAGCCGTACAGACACGAACCGCTCACAGATTTTACCGTGGAAGCAAACCGCGAGGCGTTTTTAGCAGCGCTCAAAAAAGTGGAATCGGAGCTTGGGCGCGATTATCCGCTTGTGATCGGCGGCGAGCGGGTGATGACGGAAGACAAAATCACGTCGATCAATCCAGCGAACAAAGCGGAAGTCATCGGCCGGGTGGCGAAAGCGACCAAAGAGCTGGCGGAGCGGGCGATGAAAACCGCTGATGAGGCGTTTCGCACTTGGAGCCGGACGAGCCCGGAAGCGCGGGCCGATATTTTGTTCCGGGCGGCGGCGATCGTGCGCCGGCGCAAGCACGAGTTTTCCGCTTGGCTGGTGAAAGAAGCGGGCAAACCGTGGCGTGAAGCGGACGCCGATACCGCGGAAGCGATCGACTTTATGGAATATTACGGACGGCAAATGCTGAAGCTGAAAGACGGCATTCCGGTTGAGAGCCGTCCGGGGGAAACGAACCGGTTTTTCTACATTCCGCTTGGCGTCGGGGTTGTCATTTCGCCGTGGAACTTCCCGTTTGCCATTATGGCCGGAACGACGGTCGCTTCGCTTGTCACGGGCAATACGGTGCTGTTGAAACCGGCAAGCGCAACGCCGGTCGTGGCGTATAAATTTGTGGAAGTGTTGGAAGAAGCGGGGCTTCCGGCTGGTGTGTTGAACTATATTCCGGGCAGCGGAGCCGAAGTCGGGGATTATCTCGTCGACCATCCGCGCACACGATTTATCAGCTTCACCGGATCGCGGGATGTCGGCATCCGCATTTATGAGCGGGCGGCGAAAGTGCACCCAGGGCAAATTTGGCTGAAACGCGTCATCGCGGAAATGGGCGGCAAAGACGGCATCATTGTCGATAAAGAAGCGGACCTCGAACTGGCGGCGCAATCGATCGTGGCGTCGGCGTTTGGCTACTCTGGGCAAAAATGTTCGGCGTGCTCGCGCGCCATTATCGTCGAAGATGTGTATGACCAAGTGTTGAATCGCGTTGTCGAGCTGACGAAGCAGCTCAACGTCGGCGATCCGGCGGAGCAAGCGACGTTTATGGGACCTGTCATCGACCAAGGGGCGTACAACAAAATTATGGAGTATATCGAAATCGGCAAGCAGGAAGGCCGTCTCATGACCGGCGGGGAAGGAGACGACTCGAAAGGGTTCTTCATCCAGCCGACCGTGTTTGCGGATGTCGACCCGAACGCGCGCATCATGCAGGAGGAAATTTTCGGACCGGTCGTGGCGTTTGCGAAAGCGCGCGACTTTGACCATGCGCTTGAGATTGCGAACAACACCGAATACGGTCTGACAGGAGCCGTCATCTCGCGCAATCGGGCGAATCTTGAAAAAGCGCGGCACGAGTTCCATGTCGGCAACTTGTACTTCAACCGCGGCTGCACAGGGGCGATCGTCGGGTATCATCCGTTTGGCGGCTTCAACATGTCAGGCACTGACTCGAAAGCGGGCGGCCCGGACTATTTGATCCTCCATATGCAAGCGAAAACCGTATCGGAAATGTTTTAA
- a CDS encoding FecCD family ABC transporter permease: protein MRKKSFSLFAVLALLIAATAAVALSTGDAPLSYNRIVPTLLGYGSMEEEFILFSLRLPRLFITLLAGMALALSGAVLQGLTRNDLADPGVLGINAGAGAGVALFFLFFPIEAGTFLYALPLVAFTGAILTAVAIYAISYKKTTGLQPVPFILTGVGMSMALSGLMIVLISAADRTKVDFIARWLSGNIWGDDWPFIWAVLPWLAAGTLVALYRAKHLNILHLGDPVSIGVGVHVRRERLVLMTTAIAVAAAAVSVTGSISFIGLMAPHIAKSIVGPRHERVIPASMLIGGWLLLAADTIGRNVLAEPLPAGVIVSLIGAPYFIYLLLKR from the coding sequence ATGAGAAAAAAAAGTTTTTCGCTCTTTGCCGTGCTTGCGTTGCTCATTGCCGCAACAGCGGCCGTCGCCTTAAGCACCGGCGATGCGCCGCTCTCATATAACCGCATCGTCCCGACACTATTGGGCTACGGTTCGATGGAAGAGGAATTCATTTTGTTTTCCCTTCGCCTGCCGCGCCTTTTCATCACCTTGTTGGCCGGCATGGCGCTCGCCTTATCCGGGGCCGTATTGCAAGGCCTCACGCGCAATGACCTCGCCGACCCGGGCGTGCTTGGGATCAACGCCGGCGCAGGCGCGGGCGTCGCCTTGTTCTTTTTGTTTTTTCCGATTGAGGCCGGAACATTTCTTTACGCCTTGCCGCTCGTTGCCTTCACCGGGGCGATTCTGACAGCAGTTGCCATCTATGCCATCTCCTACAAGAAAACAACCGGGCTGCAGCCGGTGCCGTTTATCTTAACCGGCGTCGGCATGTCGATGGCGCTATCTGGGCTGATGATCGTCCTCATTTCCGCCGCCGACCGGACAAAAGTCGATTTTATCGCCCGCTGGCTTTCCGGCAACATTTGGGGCGATGATTGGCCGTTTATTTGGGCCGTGCTGCCGTGGTTGGCTGCGGGCACACTGGTGGCGCTATATCGGGCGAAGCATCTCAATATTTTGCACTTAGGCGACCCTGTTTCGATCGGGGTCGGCGTCCACGTCCGCCGCGAGCGGCTCGTGCTTATGACAACAGCTATTGCCGTCGCGGCCGCCGCCGTCTCTGTAACCGGGAGCATCTCCTTTATCGGCTTAATGGCGCCGCATATCGCCAAGTCGATCGTTGGCCCACGCCATGAGCGGGTCATTCCGGCCTCCATGCTCATTGGCGGCTGGCTGCTGCTTGCAGCTGACACGATCGGGCGCAACGTTCTCGCCGAGCCGCTTCCCGCCGGCGTCATCGTCTCCTTGATCGGCGCGCCGTATTTCATTTACTTGTTGTTAAAGCGTTGA
- a CDS encoding DinB family protein: MLEHPYLIETSIAAMIAHTLKHGESQPVEEKPIHLTVDRSKKVEAPDFARPDNRFFTRHELEEKLHQSRQRLRQITEQANPADLEAKSFPHPIFGPLNLKQWVEFVGYHEQRHLAQIEEIKAQLP; the protein is encoded by the coding sequence GTGCTCGAACACCCGTACTTAATCGAAACATCGATCGCAGCCATGATCGCCCATACATTAAAGCATGGCGAGAGTCAGCCGGTTGAGGAAAAACCGATCCACTTGACCGTTGACCGTTCCAAAAAAGTGGAGGCGCCTGATTTCGCCCGCCCGGACAACCGCTTTTTCACTCGACACGAACTGGAAGAAAAATTGCATCAATCGCGGCAACGGTTGCGCCAAATCACAGAGCAAGCCAATCCGGCTGACTTGGAAGCCAAATCGTTCCCGCATCCCATTTTTGGGCCACTGAATTTGAAGCAATGGGTGGAATTTGTCGGCTACCATGAACAGCGCCACCTCGCGCAAATTGAAGAAATCAAGGCACAGCTTCCGTGA
- a CDS encoding sigma-54 interaction domain-containing protein → MNRDMETLLSMYEQILEMIDLGVHAVDQHGKTVIYNRKMRDIEGMNIEDVLDKNILDVFRFNPEQPSTLLEALRTGESILNKQQTYFNNKGQAVTTVNQTHPLQKDGRIIGAVEIAKDITKFRKLIQEHHQRKEAGRTFADIIGQSEAMQKAIRLARHAARSEASVLLIGEKGTGKDLLASCIHYESERRAKPFFAQTCLSLPDDWMETMLFGSEEDGEIQPGLFEQADGGTVLLDDIDSLSLPLQQKLARFLQEKQFVRAHGQEPVRADVRLIASTSGDPIDAVQNGELIKSLYYQIAVHCIVLPPLRERKEDILPLAIHFIRQGNERYGLHVEGLGDDVQEAFLAYSWPGNVRELEAVMLETMATMEQEQTITLAHLPAPFRAKLAPDEAKTDFLFDTEDMLPLDKYMEEVEIYYIRKALQHHGFNITKTAKALGLSRQNLQYRIRKYQIDKEWG, encoded by the coding sequence GTGAACCGGGATATGGAAACGCTTTTATCAATGTATGAGCAAATTCTCGAAATGATCGACCTTGGCGTCCATGCCGTCGATCAACATGGGAAAACCGTCATTTACAACCGGAAAATGCGGGACATCGAGGGTATGAACATCGAGGACGTGCTCGATAAAAACATTTTGGACGTCTTCCGCTTCAACCCGGAGCAGCCGAGCACATTGCTTGAAGCGCTGCGCACCGGTGAAAGCATTCTGAACAAGCAGCAAACCTATTTCAATAACAAAGGGCAAGCCGTGACAACGGTCAATCAAACACACCCGCTGCAAAAAGACGGGCGCATCATCGGCGCCGTGGAAATCGCCAAAGACATCACGAAGTTCCGCAAACTGATCCAAGAACACCACCAACGCAAGGAAGCCGGCCGCACGTTTGCGGACATCATCGGCCAAAGCGAAGCCATGCAAAAGGCCATCCGCCTTGCTCGTCATGCCGCCCGCTCCGAAGCGTCCGTGCTGCTCATTGGGGAGAAAGGGACAGGAAAAGACTTGCTCGCTTCCTGCATTCACTATGAAAGCGAACGGCGAGCGAAGCCGTTTTTTGCGCAAACGTGTTTGTCGCTTCCGGACGATTGGATGGAAACGATGCTGTTTGGCAGCGAAGAAGACGGCGAGATCCAGCCCGGTTTGTTTGAACAAGCGGACGGCGGCACTGTGCTGCTTGACGATATCGACTCGTTAAGCCTGCCGCTTCAACAAAAACTTGCCCGTTTCCTGCAAGAAAAACAATTTGTCCGCGCCCATGGCCAAGAACCGGTTCGTGCGGACGTTCGCCTCATCGCCTCGACAAGCGGCGACCCGATTGACGCGGTCCAAAACGGAGAATTGATCAAATCGCTTTACTACCAAATTGCCGTCCACTGCATCGTCCTGCCGCCGTTGCGCGAACGGAAAGAGGACATTTTGCCGCTCGCTATCCATTTCATCCGTCAAGGCAACGAGCGCTATGGCCTACATGTCGAAGGACTCGGCGATGACGTGCAAGAGGCGTTTCTTGCTTACAGCTGGCCCGGCAACGTGCGCGAGCTTGAGGCCGTCATGTTGGAAACGATGGCGACGATGGAACAAGAACAAACCATCACCCTCGCCCATCTGCCTGCCCCTTTTCGAGCCAAGCTGGCGCCCGACGAAGCGAAAACGGACTTTTTGTTCGATACGGAAGATATGTTGCCGCTTGACAAATACATGGAAGAAGTCGAAATTTACTACATCCGCAAGGCGCTGCAGCATCACGGCTTCAACATCACCAAAACGGCCAAAGCGCTTGGTTTGAGCCGACAAAACTTGCAATACCGCATCCGCAAGTACCAGATTGATAAGGAATGGGGATAA
- a CDS encoding ornithine--oxo-acid transaminase, giving the protein MATKSEQLIEQTERYGARNYHPLPIVISEAEGVWVKDPEGNRYMDMLSAYSAVNQGHRHPKIVEALKRQADRVTLTSRAFHNDQLGPWYEKVCRLTKKEMVLPMNTGAEAVETALKAARRWAYDVKGVPDNQAEIIVCEGNFHGRTLAAVSLSSEPAYKRGFGPLLPGVKIIPYGDIEALKAAMTPNTAAFLVEPIQGEAGIRIPPQGFLKAAYDVCKEHNVLFIADEIQTGLGRTGKLFACDWENVVPDMYILGKALGGGVFPISCVVANRDILSVFEPGSHGSTFGGNPLACAVSIAALEVIEEERLAERSLELGEYFLAKLKQIENKDIKEIRGRGLFIGVELHGPARPYCETLKEQGLLCKETHETVIRFAPPLIITKEELDWAIERIVKVLSQPAAV; this is encoded by the coding sequence ATGGCTACGAAGTCCGAACAGCTCATTGAACAGACGGAGCGATACGGAGCACGAAATTATCATCCATTGCCGATTGTCATTTCGGAAGCGGAAGGGGTATGGGTGAAAGACCCGGAAGGCAACCGCTATATGGACATGTTAAGCGCCTATTCGGCCGTCAACCAAGGACATCGTCATCCGAAAATTGTGGAGGCGTTGAAGCGGCAAGCTGACCGCGTCACGCTCACATCGCGCGCCTTCCATAACGACCAGCTCGGCCCATGGTACGAAAAAGTGTGCCGGCTGACGAAAAAAGAGATGGTGCTGCCGATGAACACCGGCGCCGAGGCGGTAGAAACGGCGCTCAAGGCGGCGCGCCGCTGGGCGTATGACGTGAAAGGCGTCCCTGACAATCAGGCGGAAATCATCGTTTGTGAAGGCAATTTCCATGGCCGGACGCTCGCCGCGGTGTCGTTGTCGTCCGAACCGGCTTATAAACGCGGTTTTGGTCCGCTTTTGCCCGGGGTGAAAATCATCCCGTACGGGGATATCGAAGCGCTCAAGGCAGCGATGACACCGAATACGGCGGCGTTTCTTGTCGAACCAATCCAAGGGGAAGCCGGCATCCGCATCCCGCCGCAAGGCTTTTTAAAAGCGGCCTATGACGTGTGCAAAGAACACAACGTGTTGTTCATCGCCGATGAAATCCAAACCGGGCTAGGACGGACGGGGAAGTTGTTTGCTTGCGACTGGGAAAATGTTGTGCCTGATATGTATATTTTAGGGAAAGCATTGGGCGGCGGGGTGTTCCCGATTTCGTGCGTCGTCGCCAACCGCGACATTTTGTCGGTGTTTGAACCGGGCTCGCACGGGTCGACGTTCGGCGGCAATCCGCTCGCTTGCGCGGTGTCGATCGCGGCGCTTGAGGTGATCGAAGAAGAGCGGCTGGCGGAGCGGTCGCTTGAGCTTGGCGAATATTTTTTGGCAAAGTTAAAGCAAATCGAAAACAAGGACATTAAAGAAATCCGCGGCCGCGGCTTGTTTATCGGCGTCGAGCTGCATGGACCGGCGCGTCCGTATTGCGAAACGCTGAAAGAACAAGGGCTGCTTTGCAAGGAGACGCATGAGACGGTCATCCGTTTTGCGCCGCCGCTCATTATTACGAAAGAAGAGCTCGACTGGGCGATTGAGCGGATTGTAAAGGTGCTGTCCCAACCGGCTGCGGTTTAA
- a CDS encoding ABC transporter ATP-binding protein, whose protein sequence is MVRLYAEELTVRYDDRTIFERLSVRIPDRQITAIIGPNGCGKSTLLKTLTRIISPQSGAVILDGQAISQQPTKELAKKMAILPQTPEATSGLTVAELVSYGRFPYQKGFGRLTKRDYEAIDWALDVTKTADLKHRPVDALSGGQRQRVWIAMALAQETDIIFLDEPTTYLDIAHQLEVLELLERLNQEEGRTIVMVLHDINQAARFADYIIAMKAGAIIKSGRSEDVICREVLRDVFGIDADIGRDPRTNKPICFTYQLLREVYSS, encoded by the coding sequence ATGGTTCGCTTGTATGCCGAGGAGCTCACCGTCCGCTATGACGACCGGACGATTTTTGAACGATTGTCCGTCCGCATTCCCGATCGGCAAATCACTGCCATTATCGGGCCGAACGGGTGCGGCAAGTCGACGCTGCTCAAGACGTTGACGCGCATCATTTCCCCACAATCGGGCGCGGTCATTTTAGACGGTCAAGCCATTTCCCAGCAACCGACGAAAGAGCTGGCGAAAAAAATGGCCATTTTGCCGCAGACGCCGGAAGCGACAAGCGGATTAACGGTCGCTGAGCTCGTCTCGTACGGCCGCTTTCCGTATCAAAAAGGATTCGGACGGCTGACAAAGCGGGATTATGAAGCGATTGACTGGGCGCTTGACGTCACCAAAACGGCCGACTTAAAGCACCGGCCGGTCGATGCGCTCTCGGGCGGGCAGCGGCAGCGCGTCTGGATCGCCATGGCGCTCGCTCAAGAGACCGACATCATCTTTTTGGATGAACCGACGACGTATTTGGACATCGCCCATCAGCTTGAGGTGCTCGAGCTGCTTGAGCGGCTGAACCAAGAAGAAGGGCGGACGATCGTCATGGTGCTTCATGACATCAACCAGGCGGCCCGCTTTGCCGACTATATCATCGCTATGAAAGCAGGAGCCATCATCAAGTCCGGGCGGAGCGAAGACGTTATCTGCCGCGAAGTGCTCCGCGACGTGTTCGGCATCGACGCCGACATCGGCCGCGACCCGCGGACGAACAAACCAATTTGCTTCACTTATCAATTGCTCAGGGAGGTTTATTCATCATGA
- a CDS encoding DedA family protein has protein sequence MQAWITDFMEQFGYIGIFLMIALENIFPPIPSEVILPFGGFMTTYTSLTVPGVIVAATAGSIVGAIVLYGIGRLLSVERLERIVDRWGGWLRVKPEDIAKANRTFHRYGVWAVFFGRMIPLVRSLISIPAGMAKMNIGLFVWLSVLGTLIWNTILISVGAALGQSWGKVSDVIGAYADVVYIIIAIVIVVAVVRFWKRRRVL, from the coding sequence GTGCAGGCTTGGATCACTGATTTTATGGAGCAATTCGGATATATCGGTATTTTTTTGATGATCGCGCTTGAAAATATTTTCCCGCCGATTCCGTCGGAAGTCATTTTGCCGTTTGGCGGGTTCATGACGACGTACACGTCTTTGACGGTGCCAGGCGTCATTGTGGCAGCGACAGCGGGATCGATCGTTGGGGCGATCGTGCTGTATGGGATCGGCCGGCTGTTGTCCGTTGAGCGGCTTGAGCGGATCGTTGACCGCTGGGGCGGATGGCTGCGGGTGAAGCCGGAAGACATTGCCAAGGCGAACCGGACGTTTCATCGCTACGGGGTGTGGGCCGTTTTTTTCGGACGCATGATTCCGCTTGTACGCAGCTTGATTTCCATTCCAGCGGGCATGGCGAAGATGAATATCGGGCTGTTTGTCTGGCTGTCGGTATTGGGGACGCTCATTTGGAATACGATTTTAATCTCCGTCGGCGCGGCGCTCGGCCAGTCGTGGGGAAAAGTATCCGATGTGATTGGCGCGTACGCTGATGTTGTCTATATCATCATCGCGATTGTCATTGTGGTTGCGGTTGTCCGCTTTTGGAAAAGACGCCGGGTTTTATGA